The genomic DNA TACCCCTCAACTCGTTTGAAGTGGGATTCCAAACGGGATCGCATCAGTCTTCTCGCTTTCGATCATGGGACTGCGGACGAGGCGGAATCTGCCCTGGAAACATTCATAGAGGAGCGGTGCCGCAGTTTCCCGCCGCGAGCCCTCCGCAGCTCCATCAGAAAGGATCTGGTGCTCAACCTGTATCTGAGCGGAAGAAGCCTGAGTGCTGAGGAGAAAACCTTTTCCCTCAACGTTTCCCGTGGGGGAGCGTTCATACAGACCATTCATTCGTACGAAAAGGGGGACGACGTCTCGATCAGGTTCAGGGAATTATTCGAAGGTACCGAGGTGAGAGGGGTGGTCTGCTGGCGGCTTGCGTGGGGGGAGCGCCGTGCGGTCCCCGGGATAGGCATCCGGTTTGAGGGGTTGTCGGAGGCTCAGGCAGCGGAGTTGGCCCGGCTACTGAAAAAATAGGAAAAGCCAGCAGCAGCCGAAGCGCTGCTGCTGGCTAAATGTTTGAAGGGGTTCGCGCGGAGATGCGTCAGGCGGTTGCACACGCCAATTCGAGCTGCAATTCCTCGATGGCCATCTCCTGCAGTTTGAACTTCTGAATTTTTCCCGAAGCGGTCATCGGATAGCTGCTGACGAATTTAACGTAGCGCGGAATCTTGTAGTTGGCTATCTTCCCCCTGCAGAAAGCCTTCACCTCCTCCTCGGTCATCTCTTCCCCCTTCTTCAGAATGATGGCTGCCATAACCTGCTCGCCATATTTCCGGTCGGGGACGCCGTAGACCTGCACGTCCGAGATCTTCGGATGGGTGTAGAGGAACTCCTCGATTTCCCGGGGATAGATGTTTTCGCCGCCGCGGATAATGATATTCTTGATCCGGCCGGTGATCTTGCAGTAGCCGTTCTCGTCCATGACCGCCAGGTCCCCGGTATGGAGCCAGCCTTCGGCGTCTATTGCCTTGGCTGTCTCCTCCACCATCTTGTAGTAGCCCTTCATGACCAGATAACCGCGCGTGCAAAGCTCTCCCTGTGTTCCGGGGGCGACGGTGGCGCCCGTCTCGATATCGACGATCTTCACCTCCACATTGGGGAGCGAGCGGCCGACAGAGGCGACCCGTAACTCGATCGGGTCGTCGGTGCGCGTCTGGGTGATGACGGGTGAGGACTCGGTCTGTCCGTAGGCGATGGTGATCTCGGTGGCGTTCATATCCCGTATGACCCGCTTCATCACCTCTATTGGACAGGGGCTTCCGGCCATTATTCCGGTCCGCAGGCTAGAAAGGTCGAAGAGCTCGAAGGCCGGATGCTCCAGCTCAGCGATGAACATTGTCGGCACGCCATGGAGAGCCGTGCACCGCTCCTTCTCCACCGTCTGAAGCACTTTGAGCGGGTCGAAAACTTCGACCGGCACCATGGCTGCTCCGTGGGTAACGCAGGCCATCACGCCGAGAACGCAACCGAAACAGTGGAAGAAGGGGACCGGGATGCAGAGGCGGTCCTTGTCGGTAAACTTCATGCACTCGCCGATGTAGAAGCCGTTGTTCACGACGTTATAGTGGGTGAGCATCACTCCCTTGGGGAAGCCGGTCGTACCCGAGGTGTACTGCATGTTTATCACTTCGTGGCAGTCGAGGCCGGCCTCCACGGCGGCAAGCTCTGCATCGGTCACCTCCTTGCCTGATTCCACAAGGCTCGAAAAGCTGAACATTCCGGATGGGGTTTGCTCTCCCAGAAAGACGACATTCTTCAGGAAAGGGAGTGTGTTGCTTGAAAGCTTCCCGGGTTCGGAGGTTCTCAGTTCAGGGACAACCTCGTAGACTGTATCTACGTAATCGGTATCCTTGAACGACTTGACGAGGAAGAGGGTAGTGGAGTCGGACTGGTTGAGAATGTACTCCAGTTCACGGGATTTGTAGTTGGTGTTTACGGTGACCAGGACTGCGCCGATTTTAGCGGTGGCGAACTGAAGCACCACCCACTCCGGGACGTTGTATGCCCAGATGGAAACATGGTCCCCCTTTTTGATGCCGAGCCGCAGAAGCCCCTTTGCCACCTGCCTGCACACGTCGTTGAACTGCCGGTAGCTGTAGCGCAGCCCTTTATCGGGATATACCAGTGCATCGTTATCAGGATACCGATCGGCTATATGGTCAAGTAGACCGCCTGCGGTAAAGGGAAGAAGTTCCGCCATCATGTTCCTCCAGTGTGCGCCGTGCTTGCGGTGGCGAGAAAGGGCAAAATTCATTAAGTAGCAGGTACATACACGAAGGGGCGTCACCTGTCAATACGCAATCTGTGAATAGCGATTCCCGATTCAGGGGGGATGGCACGATGGCGGGGAGAGGTGCGTCAAACTGCGCCGCAGAGGGGGAAAAGAGGGTTGACCGCAGTGTCCAATGCTGTATAGTATGGCCGCCCGGGGAGTATTCGCCCCAATTGATTCAGTCGTGCAAGAGTGTAAATCGGAAGTGTGAAATGAAAGACGCAAAGAACAGCACCGCCGGTGCCAGGAAATACTTCATATACACCGGGATCGCCGTAGGAACCGCCTTAAGTCTCTGGTACCTCTACCGGATACACCTCCAGCGCATCGAGCCTGGAGTGCCGGTCAAGTACGACCCTGTGTGGACTCAGTTCGTGAACATCGCCCTCATCTACTTTGCAGCAATTTTCCAGTTCAGCCTTCTGCACAAGCTGTATGGCCTTGTGATGCGTTTTGTGAGGAAAGATCGTCCCCGGTAAAAGCCGCCGGGGGAACGCCTATGGATAAAGAAACTCTCGACCGGCTCAAAAGCTGGTTTTCCGATTACTGCTCCGGATTCCGGTTCTCCTCCACGGAAGACCAGCGGAATATTGCTCTGAAGGAAATCCATACCCGCAACGTCTGTGCGGACATGGTCCGTATCGCCGGAGAGGAGAGGGTAGCCGGAAAATCTCTCCTCGTAGCCGAGACGGTTGCTCTGTTTCACGATGTGGGCAGGTTCGAGCAGTACCGGCGCTATCGTACGTATCGTGACAGCGACTCGGAGAACCACGCTCTGCTGGGCGCCCGGATTCTTCAGGAGACCCGCGTGCTCGAAATGCTGGAAGAGCCGGAGCGGCGGATCATCATTGAGTCGGTCCGGCTGCACAACCTCTTTTCGATTCCGCGTGATGTGGCCTCCGATGTGAAGCCCTTTCTCGAGCTGATCAGGGATGCAGACAAGCTGGACATCTGGCGGGTCTTCATCGAGCAGTTCAGGCTTCCCGTTGCCGAGCAGGCTTCCGCCGCTTTCCTCGGCCTCCCCCTTACGACCACCTACACGAGCGATCTGCTTGCATATCTTCACCGTGGTGAGATGATTAGCTTGTCCAGGGTGAAAGTCGTCAACGATTTCAAACTGCTCCAGATGTCCTGGATTTTCGACCTCAACTGCAAGGCGTCCCTCCGGATGGTGGAGGAGCGGGAGTACATCAGCCACCTTGCCGAAACCCTTCCCGATGATGAGGCTATCCGGGAGGTAGTGGAGGTGCTGCGGAAGCATCTGAAGGAGCGGGTTGCGTGACGGGAGGCGAAATGCACGGGTTCGAGATCATAGGTGCAGTCGGAATTGCGATGATGTTCGTCTTCTGGCTCATTTTCGCCGCCGGGTTCGTGGTATGGCTTTGGGCGCTGGTGGATATTCTGCGCCATGAATTCAGTGGGAACAACAAGCTGATCTGGCTCCTCGTCGTGATCAGTCTCCCTCTGCTTGGGGTATTGCTTTACTGGTTCATAGGCCGGGAACAGAAGGTTTCCAGTGACGTTCATGCTCCGTTTTCCGGGCATGGCGAGGATAATAAGGAAGAGGAGAGATAGAGTATGAAGAACAATGCGATGAAGTTATTCGTTGCCGCAGTGACCCTCCTGTTGCTAGCCGCCGCCCTTCCTGACAGGAGCGCCGACGCCCGGGCCGGCGGTGGGAGGTCTTCGGGGAGCCGAGGATCCCGCAGCTACTCTCCCCCAAACCGTTCCTATTCGCGCCCGGCCCCGGCGCCGTCGAGAGATGCTTTCCCCGGTTCAGCGCCGGTTCAGCGCCAGACCGGTTCCGGCGGTTTTCTCCGGAGCATGGCGGGGGGAATCGTGGGCGGGGTGCTTGGAGGAATGCTCTTCCGCAGCCTCGGGTTCGGCGGGATGGGAGGACTCGGCGGAAGCGGCATCGGCCTCTTCGAGATCATACTCATCGCCGGCATCGGATATCTGATCTACCGGATGGTGGCGAAACGCAGAGCCGCGGCCTCCGCCCCCGGTTACGGCCCGGGAACGCAGAATGTACCATCTTACGAGCGGCCCGATTACCGTGAGCAGGCGTCCATGGCTCCGGCATGGCAAGCTTCTCCAGGCGAGGCCGACGTCCAGGCGGGTATCTCCCACATCCGGCAGATGGACCCGAACTTCGACGAAGGGCGTTTCAAGGATATGGTAATGGATGTGTTCTTCAAGATTCAGGGTGCCTGGATGAACCGGAATCTGTCGGGTGTGTTGCCGCTTCTGACCGAAGAGATGCAGCATATCCTGCAGGAGGACGTGGACCGGCTTCTGCGGGAGAAGCGGATCAACCGGCTCGAGAACATTGCCGTGCGGAGCGTCGATATTTCGGAGGCATGGCAGGAGGGGGGGCAGGATTTCGTTACGGCCCTGATCTACGCCAACCTCCTCGACTATACCGTTGACGATCAGAGCGGCGCGGTAGTTGCCGGAAGCAACATCGAGCCGGTCAAATTCGAAGAGTACTGGACCTTCGCACGCCCGGTCGGGAACAATCAGTGGAGGCTGTCGGCAATTGACCAGAAATAACTTCGACTTCAGGTTTTCTCGGGACTAAAGGATAAGCCGGTTCTGCAGCCCGGCCGGAGGTTTTCAGGCGGCCTCCGGCCTTTTCGTTTCGGCAGCTTTGACTATCTGGCCATGTGCCGCATCCCGTAGAAGGCACCGCTGGCGAAGGCGATGACCCAGAGAGTGTAGATCGTGAGGCTGACTTTGTGGAAGGTCCTGTTTATCGGCTCGGCTCGGCGGAGCAGGCTGGCGAAAGTGGCCAGTAGAAAGTGGAAGGCCATCCCGCCGAGGGAAAGAATGCCGGTGACATGGTGCATCTGCGGCGCTTTACCGAATGCTAGTGCGTAGCGGTTCATCTGCAGTGTGCCCAGGTAGTCGCAAAGCAGGCCGAGCCCGAAGACCAGAAGATGTTTTCGGTGCAGCCCTTCTTTTCGGCCGCTGAACACGGCATAGGTATAGAAGAGGAGGGCGAGGCTCATGAAGAGGATGGCTCGAAGGAGCATCAGCTGAGCCTCCCCGTCTGGCGCAAGGCTTCGTAGAGAACGATTCCTGCAGCGGTAGACAGATTGAGGCTGCGGACCTTTCCGAAGATCGGAATCCGGATCGTGCTGTCACGGTTGTTTTCGAGAAGCTCCTCCGGCAGCCCCTGGGTCTCCTTGCCGAAGACAAGGAAATCCCCCTCCCGGAAGGAAAAGGAGACGTAGCTGGTTTCCCCTTTTTTGCTCGTATAGACGAAGCGCCCGCCGGGATGTGCAGCCTTGAGCTCGTCAAGGTCCTGCCAATAGCGGACATCGATCTCGCTCCAGTAGTCGAGCCCGGCCCGTTTCAGGGAACGGTCGTCGGTGGAGAAGCCGAGCTTCCCCACGAGATGCAGCACCGTGCGGGTCGCACCGCAGAGGCGGGCGATGTTTCCCGTATTGGGAGGGATCTCCGGTTCGATGAGGACGATGTTGAAGGGTATGGCAGGTTCCATAGGCTCGCGGCGGTAATGTATACCATGAAGTGCTGCCGCCGGTCTTGAAATTTTTAGCGGTGGGGGCTATTATTCAGCTTTTCTTCCGTAGCCACACAATCCCAATCCAGAGGAGCCGCAATGAAGGTAATCGTTACCGACGAGGTTGCCAGCGAAGGTCTGGCGCTGCTGTCACAGGACCCCCGCATTAAAATGGACGTCCGACTCGGCCTGAGCAAGGAGCAGCTGCTCGACGTCATCGGTGAGTACGAGGTGATCATAACCCGGAGCGGCACCACGGTCGACCGTGATGTTCTCGATGCGGGAAAGAAGCTGAAGATGGTTGCCCGTGCAGGGGTCGGCATAGACAATGTGGATGTCGATTATGCGAGCACGAAAGGGGTCATCGTCGTCAATGCACCCTTCGGCAACACCAACAGCGCGGCAGAGCACACGCTCTCCCTCCTTCTCTCCTTCTGCCGCAACGTCCCCAAAGCGAACGCGAGCCTGAAAGGAGGGGACTGGAAGAGGGCCCCCTTCACTGGGTATGAACTGAAGGGGAAGGTGGCGGGAGTCATCGGCCTCGGCAAGGTAGGGGGACGGGTTGCCACGCGCCTCAAGGCGTTCGAGTGCGAAGTGCTTGCCTGCGATCCTTATATTTCGGTCAAACGCGCTCACGATCTTGGCGTCAAGCTGGTTTCCCACGATGAAATCTACAAGCAGTGCGACATAGTCACGGTTCATACTCCCCTCAATGACGAGACGAAAAACATGATCGGGGAGCGTGAGCTGGGGATGATGAAGCAGGGGGTGATCGTCCTCAATGTTGCCAGGGGGGGCATACTCAACGAGGAGGCTCTTCTTTCCTTCCTCGAAAAAGGGAAGGTGGCCGGTGCCGCCATTGACGTATTCAGTGAAGAGCCACCTAAATCCGAAGCAGTCAAGCGGCTCATCGCCCACGACAAGGTCGTAGTCACCCCGCACCTGGGTGCCAACACCTTCGAGGCACAGGTAAATGTGGCGGTGGATGTCTCCAGGGAGATCCTCAACTATCTGGACGACCAGCCCCTGGAAAATGCGGTCAACATTCCCCGCTTCGACCTGGCGCTCATGGACCAGATGCGCCCTTTCCTCAATCTGATGAGCGCCATGTGCGATTTCGGCATTCAGCTCCTGGACACGAACCCTGCCAAGGTCACCTTCGGCTATTCGGGTACCATCGCCCACTACGACTGCACCCCCCTTACGGTGTGTGGGATAGCCGCTCTCCTCAACCGCCGGGTTGAGCAGGACGTCAACATGGTGAACGCCACCCTAATCGCTGAGAACATGGGGATCGTCATCGAAGAGACGAAATCGACACAGGTGGACGCTTTTTCCAATCTGGTCACCCTCGCCATCGAGGGTGAGGGGGGGAAGCGCCGGCTGATTTCCGGGACCCTCTTCGAGGGAGCGCCGCGGATCGTAAGGCTGCGCGACTATTCGATAGAATTCGCTCTCGACGAGCACATGCTGCTCCTCAACTATGAAGACCGGCCCGGCATGATCGGCAAGATCGGCACCATCATGGGGACGCACGGAATAAATATCGCCTCCATGAGTCTTGGTCGACGCGAGAAGAAGGGAGAGGCGATGGTCATCCTGTCTCTCGACTCGGCGGTGCCGCCGGAGGTGGTGGAAGAGGTTCGAGACTCCATTTCGGCAAGCTTCATCCGTGCGATCCACATGCGGATCGGCACCTGCAACCGCGGCTGCGGCTGCGGCGTGTAAACTGAAAACAATGCATTTCCCCCCCCGCAGACCGGAAGGCTGCGGGGGGACTGTTATCACGGGAGGAACGGTGTCCCTGGCAGGTCGTCGCAGCTTCCATATCTTTCCTCTTTTCGCCGTCGCCATAGCGCTTCTCTATTACGGGCGGTTTCTCGACAACTTTTTTACCTTCGACGACTTCAAGTACCTGGAGAACATGTACCGGACGCGGGCCGATGTCCTCATCGGCTACGGATCTCTCAGGCTCTTGAGCAATGCGTCATGGTGGCCGCTCTTTGCGCTTTCGGGCTTCGACCCCCTCGGTTACAACCTCTTCGCACTCATCCTCTTCACAGCCAACGCCATTCTGCTTTACGTACTCCTTCTGCGTCTCATACGGGACCGGCAAACTGCCTTTCTGGCGGCAGCATTCTTCGTCGCGGGAAGTGTCGGAGCCGACGCAATCTTCTGGAAGGCCACCAACAGTTCGCTCATCAGCCTGTTTTTCTACCTGGGAAGCCTCATCCTCTACGTCGAGAGCCGCCGCGACGGTTCCACCGGGAAATTCGTAACCGCCTTTCTTCTTTTTGCAGCAGCGATGTTCAGCAAGGAAGAAGCTGCCTCTCTTCCCCTTGTGGCCGCCATGGTCGACATCCTCTTCCTGGACGGCTGGCGGGACCGGCGAGGGCTCGCCAAAAGATTCACCATTCTTTCCACCGTCGTGTTCCTTTACCTGGCAGGAAACGCGCTAGTCTTCAACTACCTGCTGAACGGCCAGGCGGAGCCACAGAAGCTGTTCCGGCTCCGTCCCCTCTATTCGTTCCTGGGGGGTGGCACAGCGTTCTATCTTCACCCGGACGGCTTCATCAGGGTCAACTCGCTGCCGGTCTACCTGACGGTTCTTCTGATCCCGGTCAGTTTCCTCATTGTCCGCGACCGGCGGCTTCTCCTTTTCGGCTACCTCTGGGTCTTTCTGGCCTTCCTTCCCCAGAGCCTCACCGGACTCGGCCAGTTCGAACCTCGCGTCATCGTCAACTCCGTCAGCCGTTATCTCTACATCACATCCATAGGCTCCAGCATCGTCTTCGCCTCCATCCTGATGAGAGGCCGGGGGATTCTTCCCAAGCGTTGGTGGTATCTTCTCTGCGCAGCTGTTCTTGTGATCTTCGTATTTTTTCATTACCAGCGGGTGAAGGTGCGCGGGGAGCTATGGATGAAGTACGGGAACGACATGAAGGAGTTTGTGGCGGAGATGAAGCGGGTGGTGCCGGCGCTTTCGGGGAAATGTCACGTGCATGTGGTGAACGGTCCGGGTGGAAGAGCGTTCATTCAGCAGGCGTTACGGGCGTTTTACGCCAACCCGGAGATATACTGGATTGATGATCCTGAGCAAACCGGGGTTCCTGCGGGAGAGCCGGTTTTCGTTGTGCTCTACCAGGTTCGCCCGGAGGACCCGCTTCAGGTTTTCCAAGTGAGATAGAGAAGGCTTCAAAGGATGTAAAGAAAAAGCCCCACCGGCAGGAGGGGCTTTTTTTGCAAGATTTGAAACGATAGCTCAGGCTAGACGGCGCCCGCCGCACGCCTTCAGGCGGGCATGGGCTTCTCTCAGAATCCTTTCGGTGGTGGCCCAGTCCAGGCACTTGTCGGTAATGGATACTCCGTACCTCAGGGCGGAAGTGTCCTCCCCCATAGGTTGATTACCCCCTTCAAGATAGCTTTCTATCATCACTCCCGAAATCGAGCGGTTCCCCTCTTCGATCTGCCGAACCACCTCCTCGAGTACTAGCGGCTGCCGCTCATGATCCTTGCTGGAGTTCCCATGGCTGCAGTCAACCATGATAGTCGGGAAGAGCCCTGACTTTTCAAGCATCTGCTCGGTCTTGGCGATATCTTCCGGGTGGTAGTTGGGTTTGTGGCCTCCCCGCAGGACTATGTGTACATCCGGGTTGCCGGTCGTGCGGATAATGGATGTGAGTCCCTCCCGGTTGATGCCGAGGAAGCTGTGGGGGTGCAGAGCCGCCTTCATTGCATCAATGGCGATCTGGAGGTTTCCGTCGGTGCCGTTCTTGAATCCGATGGGAAAGGAAAGGCCGCTAGCCATCTCCCGGTGTGTCTGCGACTCGGTGGTACGGGCTCCGATGGCGCCCCACGAGAGATGGTCGGCCAGGTATTCGGGGGTGATCGGGTCGAGCATCTCCGTAGCTACCGGAAGCTGCATCGAGGTTATCTTGGAGAGCAGGCCTCGGGCTATGCCGAGCCCCTTGGAGATGAGATGAGTACCGTTCATGTCGGGGTCGTTGATGAGCCCCTTCCAGCCGATGGTGGTCCGCGGTTTCTCGAAGTAGACACGCATTATCAGGAGGAGCTGGTCGGAGAGCTCACCCGAGAGTCTCGCCAGTCTTCGTGCGTAATCCAGCGCTCCCTCTGCATCGTGGATGGAGCAGGGGCCTACAACGACCATGAGCCGGCGGTCTTTACCCTTGAGGATGTCGGTGATCTGGGCGCGGCTGCTGCTGACGAATTCGCTTGCCCTGTCGGATAGGGGGAAAACCTGCCGCAGGTCGGTGGGGGCGATGATGGGGGTGATGCTGGTGATCTTTAGGTTGTTGGTTCTGATCATGGCCTGCCTTCCTGAACGGTTTTAGGGGCCACAATCTAGCGCGTTTCGGTCGGTTTGTCAAAAAAATCGTGCCTTTCAGGCACCTGCCGCTCATTTTGAAAGGATCGGAGGGTAGCTCCTTCCATCACTGATTTTTGAGGCTGCTCGACAATTTTTCAATGGTGGTGCTTTCCGCCCCCGCGGTGAGCATGTCCGCCACAGCCCGGGCCGAGTCCCCTGAGACGGCGTCGATTCCCCGGATTGCCTCTTCCAGGAGGGTCACTGCGTAGCCGCGGTGCAATGCATCGAGCACGGTCTGACGGACGCAATAATCGGTGGCGAGACCTCCCACATAGAGCCTGACGACTCCCCTGCTTTCGACAAGCTCCTGGAAGGTTTCACCGTTCGGGGTTACTGCAAGAAAACCCGAATATCCATCCTCTCCGGTCTTCATCCCCTTGGATAGGATCGTTACTTCCGGCGGCAGTTCGAGCCCCGGATGAAACCGCGCTCCGTCGGATTCCTGCACACAGTGCCGCGGCCACACTCCGCCATCCTCCCGGAAGTGAAGCGTGTGGAGCGGGTGCCAGTCCCGTGTGGCGAAAATGGGTAGCGCGTATTTCCGGAAGAGCCGGATGTAGCTGTTCAGGAACGGTATGATCCTGTCCCCTTCGGGCACAGGTAACGCGCCCCCCGGACAGAAATCCTTCTGTACATCGATGATCAGTAATGCCGCACCGTTTGGCATGGCTGCACTCCTTCTATGCATTCTATTGTAGAGCATTCTCCGGCAATTGCCACTATCCGAACATGACGCAACGGCTATAAATTGTTTGACATATATATTATTCGAAATATATATTGCTCTAAAATTATCGGGGGAGCATGTGAAAAGTCAGGATCAGTCATACGAGTACCCATGGGCACAGCCGGTTCGGCACAATCACCGCTGGCTTCTTGCAGGCGTGATGGTTCTTGTGATCGCCACAGGCTGGCGCTATCCGGTCTTCGGTTTCGTCGTGCCCGTAGCCATGCTCACCGGGATACTGGGGAGCTTGCTGCGGGGCCGATATGTTTGCGGCAACATCTGTCCGAGGGGTAGCTTTTACGATACCGCCTTCCGCTTCGTGGGAGGGTCACGCCCGATACCTCCGTTGCTACGATCGCCTCTGTTCCGCTGGCTATTCATGGCGCTGCTCATGACCGCTCTTGCACTTCAGATCGCGCAGAAGCCCCACGATCCATTGCACTGGGGGTTCGTCTTCTGGACTGCATGTGCCGTCACCACGGCTCTCGGCATAATACTGGGAACGATATACCGGGCACGCACCTGGTGTTCCTTTTGCCCCGTCGGAACCATTGCTTCCGCGCTCGGCGGAAAGAAATACCAGCTGCAGATCGCGGATCATTGTCGCAGATGTGCCGCCTGCGAGAAGAGCTGTCCAATGGGCTTCTCCATTTCCGCCCACAGTGGCGCAGGCGCCTTGTCCGAAAAGGACTGCCTCAAGTGCTCATCCTGCACAGCTGCCTGTCCGGTCGGCGCCTTGAGCTGGCCGCAGGAGGGGAGTTGATTCAGCTTGTTCCCCTGCGGACTTTTTCCAGGAGTTCCCGCCGCAGTTGGTTTAGTTTTCCGCTGATGGATACCTTGTAGATATGTGGATTTGCGAAACGCAGGCACCCTTCGGGAAGAAGTTGGAGCTCCCGCTTGCACCGCTCGGCCATCTCGTTCAGATCGTCCGATGCCTCCTCCGCGCGTATCCCCTCTCTCATGACGACCTTCCGTAAATCGACCAGTCGTGCGCCCGCCGGGATATAGGTGTACTCCGCGTCGTTGACGGGGTTGTAGACCATCTCTCCCGGACCGCCCATTTCTACCTCCAGGGTAATGACATCCTGAATGAAGGAGCCGTCAGGGGCGACGGCACGCAGGAGCCGCTTCCGGTCGGGAAGGGTCGCCTTGGCGGCCTCGCTCGTAGTCTTCAGTCTGGGCTGATCGCCGATTCGTACCAGTTTGTACACTCCGCCCAGAGCGCCTCCTCCATCCCCCATACATGTCGCAAGTTTCGTCCCTACGCCGTAGGTATCGACCTTTCCCCCCTCCCTCACGATCGACTCGATTACATACTCATCGATCTCGTTGGAAGCTACGATCTGCACCTCTGGGAACCCCGCGTCGTCCAGCATCCGGCGTGCGGTCTTGCTGAGCCAGGCAAGATCCCCCGAGTCGAGACGTATGCCCCACAGATTGTGCCCCCGGCTTCGAAGTTCGCGCGCGACGGTGATCGCGTTGGGGACGCCGCTCTTGAGCGTGTCGTAGGTGTCTACCAGCAGAATGCACTTGTCAGGGAAAGTCTCCGCATAGGCGCGGAAGGCCGAGAGTTCGTCGGGGAAGGACATGATCCAGCTGTGGGCGTGGGTTCCTGCGACGGGAATGCCGAACTGCATCCCGGCCATCACATTGCTCGTGCTGCGAACTCCCCCCACGTATGCAGCACGGGCGACGCTGATGCCCCCGTCGGGGCCGTGGGCGCGGCGCAGTCCGAACTCGATTACGCGGGCGGTTCCCGCAGCGTGAGAGACGCGGGCGGCCTTGGTGGCTACGAGGGTCTGGAAGTTGACGATGTTGAGGAGCGCCGTCTCCACGAATTGCGCTTCCGACAGCGTCCCCTCGACGGTCAGGAGCGGTTCCCGTTCAAAGACCACGGTACCTTCAGGTACGGCGGTCACCTTGCCGCGAAAGCGGAATTCCCTGAGATAGTCGAAGAAGGAGGGAAGGAAGATGTCAAGCCTCTGGAGGTAGGCCAGCTCTTCCTCTGCAAAGCGCAGGTTTTCCAGATAGGACAATGCTGTATCGAGGCCGGCGAAGACGGCGTACCCGCCACGGAAGGGGTTTTTGCGGTAGAAGAGGTCGAAGACGGCGGGAGTCTGATGCATCCCCTTTGAGACATATCCGGCGAGCATGGTCAGCTCGTACAGGTCGGTGATGAGGGGGGAGTAGCGCATTGGAGGCTCCGTCTGGGTGCCTCAATTGTAGCACCTTCCGCTCCTTATGCACTTGCCGGTCTGCAATGAAAAAAGGCAGGGGGGCGCCCCTGCCTTGCTATCTCATTCCGTTGTTCGTCGTTACTTCCTGATGTTGTAGAAGACGTCATGCCCACGGAAGATGGCGGAGGTGTCGAGCTCGTCCTCTATCCTGAGCAACTGGTTGTACTTTGCGACGCGGTCGGTGCGGCACAGGGAACCGGTCTTGATCTGTCCGGAATTTACCGCTACGGCCAGGTCCGCCAGGGTCGTATCTTCCGTTTCCCCCGAGCGGTGAGATATTACGGTGGTGTAGCCGGCGCGCTTCGCCATTTCGATGGCATCGAGAGTTTCGGTGAGTGTGCCGATCTGGTTAAGCTTTATGAGGATCGAGTTTCCGATTCCTTTCCGGATTCCTTCCTTCAGGATCTTCGGGTTGGTGACGAAGAGGTCGTCGCCGACGAGCTGAACCCGCTTTCCGAGCCGTTCGGTCAGGAGCTTCCATCCTTCCCAGTCATTTTCCGCCATGCCGTCCTCGATGGAAACGATCGGATACTTGTTCACCAGGTTTTCATAGAAGTCGACCATCTGCGCCGGAGTCTTTTCCGGCTGGGCCTCGTTCTCTAGGAGGTACTTCCCGTCCTTCCAAAGTTCCGAAGATGCAACGTCGAGGGCGAGAAGCACATCTT from Geobacter sp. DSM 9736 includes the following:
- a CDS encoding PLD nuclease N-terminal domain-containing protein; this translates as MTGGEMHGFEIIGAVGIAMMFVFWLIFAAGFVVWLWALVDILRHEFSGNNKLIWLLVVISLPLLGVLLYWFIGREQKVSSDVHAPFSGHGEDNKEEER
- a CDS encoding PilZ domain-containing protein, with translation MSDLRMLLIAREGEAREAYRAALDRLGVPYDIAASFGEVPALAGGNAYSGLLMDILTLVRTKKEEEKTVAYECINFYPSTRLKWDSKRDRISLLAFDHGTADEAESALETFIEERCRSFPPRALRSSIRKDLVLNLYLSGRSLSAEEKTFSLNVSRGGAFIQTIHSYEKGDDVSIRFRELFEGTEVRGVVCWRLAWGERRAVPGIGIRFEGLSEAQAAELARLLKK
- a CDS encoding HD domain-containing protein, translating into MDKETLDRLKSWFSDYCSGFRFSSTEDQRNIALKEIHTRNVCADMVRIAGEERVAGKSLLVAETVALFHDVGRFEQYRRYRTYRDSDSENHALLGARILQETRVLEMLEEPERRIIIESVRLHNLFSIPRDVASDVKPFLELIRDADKLDIWRVFIEQFRLPVAEQASAAFLGLPLTTTYTSDLLAYLHRGEMISLSRVKVVNDFKLLQMSWIFDLNCKASLRMVEEREYISHLAETLPDDEAIREVVEVLRKHLKERVA
- a CDS encoding AMP-binding protein, with amino-acid sequence MAELLPFTAGGLLDHIADRYPDNDALVYPDKGLRYSYRQFNDVCRQVAKGLLRLGIKKGDHVSIWAYNVPEWVVLQFATAKIGAVLVTVNTNYKSRELEYILNQSDSTTLFLVKSFKDTDYVDTVYEVVPELRTSEPGKLSSNTLPFLKNVVFLGEQTPSGMFSFSSLVESGKEVTDAELAAVEAGLDCHEVINMQYTSGTTGFPKGVMLTHYNVVNNGFYIGECMKFTDKDRLCIPVPFFHCFGCVLGVMACVTHGAAMVPVEVFDPLKVLQTVEKERCTALHGVPTMFIAELEHPAFELFDLSSLRTGIMAGSPCPIEVMKRVIRDMNATEITIAYGQTESSPVITQTRTDDPIELRVASVGRSLPNVEVKIVDIETGATVAPGTQGELCTRGYLVMKGYYKMVEETAKAIDAEGWLHTGDLAVMDENGYCKITGRIKNIIIRGGENIYPREIEEFLYTHPKISDVQVYGVPDRKYGEQVMAAIILKKGEEMTEEEVKAFCRGKIANYKIPRYVKFVSSYPMTASGKIQKFKLQEMAIEELQLELACATA
- a CDS encoding tRNA (cytidine(34)-2'-O)-methyltransferase; its protein translation is MEPAIPFNIVLIEPEIPPNTGNIARLCGATRTVLHLVGKLGFSTDDRSLKRAGLDYWSEIDVRYWQDLDELKAAHPGGRFVYTSKKGETSYVSFSFREGDFLVFGKETQGLPEELLENNRDSTIRIPIFGKVRSLNLSTAAGIVLYEALRQTGRLS
- a CDS encoding HsmA family protein, with amino-acid sequence MLLRAILFMSLALLFYTYAVFSGRKEGLHRKHLLVFGLGLLCDYLGTLQMNRYALAFGKAPQMHHVTGILSLGGMAFHFLLATFASLLRRAEPINRTFHKVSLTIYTLWVIAFASGAFYGMRHMAR
- a CDS encoding Tim44 domain-containing protein — encoded protein: MKNNAMKLFVAAVTLLLLAAALPDRSADARAGGGRSSGSRGSRSYSPPNRSYSRPAPAPSRDAFPGSAPVQRQTGSGGFLRSMAGGIVGGVLGGMLFRSLGFGGMGGLGGSGIGLFEIILIAGIGYLIYRMVAKRRAAASAPGYGPGTQNVPSYERPDYREQASMAPAWQASPGEADVQAGISHIRQMDPNFDEGRFKDMVMDVFFKIQGAWMNRNLSGVLPLLTEEMQHILQEDVDRLLREKRINRLENIAVRSVDISEAWQEGGQDFVTALIYANLLDYTVDDQSGAVVAGSNIEPVKFEEYWTFARPVGNNQWRLSAIDQK